The following coding sequences are from one Shewanella eurypsychrophilus window:
- the hypB gene encoding hydrogenase nickel incorporation protein HypB, translating to MCKDCGCSLTRSGDGHHHDAIHSNPQLNDAKTLSVIHKILDKNDIEAQHNRDHFEQSGVTAFNLMSSPGSGKTALLEHLHEHTSLNYAVIEGDLETSRDADRLKAKGIDAFQIQTGSACHLDAFMVHGALHNVDLKPLDICFIENVGNLVCPASYDVGAHKNIVLVSIPEGDDKVEKYPVMFRRADLVIISKCDLLPHFDFDISDAKKHILRLNPDAAIIEVSTKSPESLQAVSHWLKENQIPVTQTSEVN from the coding sequence ATGTGTAAAGATTGCGGCTGTTCACTAACTCGCTCAGGGGATGGTCACCACCATGATGCTATCCACAGTAACCCTCAGCTAAATGATGCCAAAACGCTTTCGGTTATTCATAAGATCTTAGATAAGAATGATATAGAGGCGCAGCACAACCGCGACCACTTTGAACAAAGTGGAGTTACCGCCTTTAACCTAATGAGTAGCCCAGGTAGTGGTAAGACTGCTCTGCTAGAGCACTTACATGAGCACACCTCACTCAATTATGCTGTTATCGAGGGCGATCTTGAGACATCACGAGATGCTGATCGCCTCAAAGCAAAAGGCATTGACGCTTTTCAGATCCAAACCGGCTCGGCCTGTCACCTCGACGCCTTTATGGTGCACGGCGCACTGCACAATGTCGACCTAAAGCCACTGGACATCTGCTTTATAGAAAATGTCGGTAACTTAGTCTGCCCTGCGAGTTACGATGTCGGCGCTCATAAAAATATCGTGCTGGTCTCTATCCCTGAAGGCGATGACAAGGTAGAAAAATACCCGGTGATGTTCCGCCGTGCAGATTTAGTGATAATCAGTAAGTGCGACCTTCTCCCTCACTTTGATTTTGATATTAGTGATGCAAAAAAGCATATCTTAAGGCTTAACCCTGATGCCGCTATTATCGAAGTCTCAACCAAATCACCTGAATCACTGCAAGCTGTATCACACTGGCTGAAAGAGAATCAAATACCAGTCACACAAACAAGTGAGGTGAACTAA
- the hypF gene encoding carbamoyltransferase HypF, producing the protein MVNDQKQSVNTQNSDIQRVRLFINGIVQGVGFRPFVYRYALQNKLTGTVLNDSQGVTIELQGLENQLTSFISQLKNSPPPLARIDLFEELYIPVNPNCSEFKIIESQQQSQAIVIVPTDKSSCSECNNEVLDPSNRHYQYPFTNCTNCGPRYTLIKALPYDRKQTSMGSFTMCKTCGVSYKDPLDRRYHAQPVSCPECGPQLVLTLQDGQALAHKEQALTECIERLESGEILAIKGLGGFHLVCDAANTDAVAKLRVRKNRPAKPFAVMVPSIEMAKMLVTGCEEEWQLLQSQERPITLMNKRLDNNTLICERVAPDIDKLGLFLPYTPLHQLLLSRLNRPIVATSANRSGEPIITCAKEIQSQLNGVVDAILDHNREIINACDDSVVQVIGKETQVLRLARGYAPMSLPLKQTLPETVLAVGAQQKNTIAFGFNRSLFISPHIGDLFSLEAESYFESTIDTFKALYQLAPQTLVHDMHPDYAASRWCHRYQVRHPNTKRIDIQHHFAHVLSVMAANRYTKPVLGFSFDGTGLGDDGNLWGSEAMIASPKGYEPLAQLAPFKLIGGEQAIKDPRRVLLALLLMQYDLEQITAMQLPALEKLSTVQLTNLTKLWQSPNHGLKTSSAGRLFDGVAAALGLIETTQFEGQAGMLIETAANRLTSTPELFTLTLVDKQWQSGELMAQIVKAIISQPLTEQRISQISAGFLQALATAITQLADKYPDLPIVLCGGVFQNRYLNEYCQSQLQQRNHQVLSPGLVPINDGGIALGQLWYAICRGGQ; encoded by the coding sequence ATGGTTAATGATCAAAAACAAAGCGTAAATACACAAAACTCTGATATTCAAAGAGTCAGACTATTCATTAACGGCATAGTACAAGGTGTTGGTTTTAGGCCTTTTGTCTATCGATATGCCCTGCAAAATAAGCTAACTGGCACTGTGCTTAATGATAGCCAAGGGGTGACGATTGAGCTTCAAGGTCTGGAAAATCAGCTAACATCATTTATTAGCCAACTGAAGAACTCACCTCCGCCATTAGCACGAATTGACCTCTTTGAAGAACTATATATTCCTGTCAATCCCAATTGCAGCGAGTTTAAGATCATTGAAAGTCAGCAGCAATCTCAAGCCATTGTTATCGTTCCTACGGATAAAAGTAGCTGCTCGGAGTGTAATAATGAGGTGCTAGATCCGAGTAATCGCCACTATCAATACCCGTTTACTAACTGCACCAATTGTGGCCCAAGATACACCTTAATCAAGGCGCTGCCCTATGATAGAAAGCAGACCTCAATGGGAAGTTTCACCATGTGCAAAACCTGTGGTGTTAGCTATAAAGATCCCCTAGATAGAAGGTATCATGCTCAACCCGTAAGCTGTCCAGAGTGTGGACCTCAGTTGGTTCTCACCTTGCAAGATGGCCAAGCACTAGCCCATAAAGAGCAAGCGCTAACTGAATGTATCGAACGATTAGAGTCTGGTGAAATACTGGCCATTAAAGGCTTAGGTGGGTTTCATCTGGTCTGCGATGCTGCAAATACTGATGCAGTGGCAAAATTACGAGTGCGTAAAAATCGGCCTGCAAAACCTTTTGCCGTGATGGTCCCCTCTATTGAGATGGCAAAAATGCTGGTCACAGGGTGTGAGGAGGAGTGGCAGTTGCTGCAGTCCCAAGAGCGTCCTATCACCTTGATGAATAAACGCCTGGATAATAACACTCTCATCTGTGAACGTGTTGCGCCAGATATCGACAAACTTGGGCTATTTCTCCCCTATACCCCACTGCATCAGCTACTGCTTAGCAGATTAAACCGGCCCATCGTTGCCACCAGTGCCAACCGCAGTGGTGAGCCCATCATCACCTGCGCCAAAGAGATACAGTCTCAGCTCAATGGTGTCGTCGATGCTATATTGGATCACAACCGAGAGATAATAAACGCCTGTGATGACAGTGTCGTACAGGTCATAGGTAAAGAGACGCAAGTGCTGCGTCTAGCAAGAGGCTATGCTCCAATGAGCTTGCCTCTGAAGCAAACTCTGCCCGAAACAGTATTAGCCGTAGGGGCTCAACAAAAAAACACCATCGCATTTGGTTTTAACCGCAGCCTATTTATCAGTCCCCATATTGGCGATCTCTTTAGCCTAGAAGCCGAAAGCTACTTTGAGTCCACCATAGACACCTTTAAGGCTCTGTATCAGCTAGCGCCACAAACCTTAGTGCACGATATGCACCCGGACTATGCAGCCAGTAGGTGGTGCCATCGCTATCAAGTGCGCCATCCAAACACCAAGCGGATCGACATCCAGCACCACTTCGCCCACGTACTGAGTGTGATGGCGGCAAACCGTTACACCAAGCCAGTTCTAGGCTTCAGCTTCGACGGCACCGGGCTGGGTGATGATGGCAACTTATGGGGCAGTGAGGCGATGATTGCCAGTCCTAAGGGCTATGAACCATTGGCCCAGTTGGCGCCCTTTAAGTTAATTGGTGGTGAGCAGGCGATAAAAGATCCCAGACGCGTACTGCTGGCCCTACTGCTGATGCAGTATGATCTTGAGCAGATAACAGCGATGCAGCTTCCCGCCTTGGAAAAGCTCTCTACTGTGCAACTCACTAATTTAACTAAATTATGGCAAAGCCCGAATCACGGTCTTAAAACCAGCTCAGCGGGGAGGCTGTTCGATGGGGTCGCAGCGGCATTAGGCTTAATAGAAACGACCCAATTTGAGGGGCAAGCTGGCATGCTGATTGAGACGGCGGCTAATCGCTTAACCTCAACGCCCGAGCTGTTCACTCTCACGTTAGTCGACAAACAGTGGCAAAGTGGCGAGCTGATGGCGCAGATTGTTAAGGCTATTATCAGCCAGCCATTAACGGAGCAGAGGATAAGCCAAATTTCAGCAGGATTCCTACAGGCCCTAGCCACTGCCATCACTCAATTAGCCGATAAATATCCGGACTTACCGATTGTACTCTGCGGCGGCGTTTTTCAAAACCGCTATCTAAATGAGTATTGCCAATCCCAGCTACAACAACGAAATCACCAGGTGTTATCACCAGGTCTCGTTCCCATTAATGATGGTGGGATCGCACTGGGACAACTCTGGTATGCAATTTGTCGCGGTGGCCAATAA
- a CDS encoding universal stress protein: MKKLFIISQKDQQQTDAIKAGVLLANQLDLLPEIAAYSYESFSGDAYYNPRIAAAVRAQVLADDTAYIQQQLSDLAANHVPFNSMWCKSLFEHACGYAQPDEYAMIVKSIHESAHFLPMDWQLIRHTKVPLMLLSNNPLNRAKTILMAVDLGSNNAAKQALNKAVITQANKLAAATGYELHLGFVIRLPKILRDMDLVNSRTLIKEAYKRHSQELNQLGLDKDSVHIVAGDADMCLFELSCRLKAQYLVMGARQRQGIMGHVIGNTSESILSRIRSNVLVVPQHSED, encoded by the coding sequence ATGAAAAAACTATTTATCATTTCACAGAAGGATCAGCAGCAAACAGATGCAATAAAAGCAGGCGTTCTGTTAGCTAACCAGCTAGATTTACTCCCCGAAATTGCCGCCTACAGCTATGAGTCATTCAGTGGAGATGCATACTATAATCCCCGCATTGCCGCTGCTGTACGGGCACAAGTATTAGCCGATGATACTGCCTATATTCAGCAGCAACTGAGTGATTTAGCTGCAAATCATGTTCCCTTTAACAGCATGTGGTGCAAAAGCTTATTTGAACATGCCTGCGGATATGCTCAGCCTGATGAATACGCCATGATAGTAAAGTCGATTCATGAATCGGCGCACTTTCTCCCCATGGATTGGCAGCTTATTCGCCATACAAAAGTCCCGTTAATGTTACTGAGCAATAACCCCCTTAATCGTGCAAAAACAATTTTAATGGCAGTGGATTTAGGCAGTAATAACGCAGCGAAGCAAGCACTGAATAAAGCCGTCATCACGCAAGCCAATAAGCTGGCTGCCGCTACAGGTTATGAACTGCACCTTGGCTTTGTGATCCGCTTGCCTAAAATATTGCGGGATATGGATCTGGTGAATAGCCGAACCTTGATTAAAGAAGCCTATAAAAGACATAGTCAGGAGCTTAATCAGTTAGGCTTAGACAAAGACAGTGTACATATTGTCGCTGGAGACGCAGACATGTGCCTCTTTGAATTAAGTTGCCGATTAAAGGCGCAATATTTAGTCATGGGAGCTCGCCAGAGACAAGGCATAATGGGTCACGTTATCGGTAATACCTCTGAGTCTATTTTATCGCGGATCCGCAGCAATGTACTCGTGGTGCCTCAGCATTCTGAGGACTGA
- the hypD gene encoding hydrogenase formation protein HypD: MLELKQLYQGFRDPETIANLAKQIAQQAAKVDGDIRIMEVCGGHTHTIMKYGLNQLLPGNIDFIHGPGCPVCIMPKERIDHAIAMANQDNVILVTLGDMIRVPGSKGTLAQCRANGRDIRPIYDPLDTIKIATENPDKTVVFFAIGFETSTPMTAVLIEQAEKLAISNLYFHINHVLVPPAIDAVMADPNVKVNAFIGPAHVSVIQGSEIYRPAVDNYGTPVVVSGFEPVDVMESILRITTQKAQNIAKLDNQYSRSVTPEGNLAAKAVIDKYLCIRPEFRWRGLGPIPNSALMLREEFSHRDAELHFASILPTEEIEDHKACQCGDILRGLCKPKDCKVFGRGCTPESPMGSCMVSSEGACNAYYRYNGINDEL; this comes from the coding sequence ATGCTTGAACTAAAACAGTTATACCAAGGTTTCAGGGACCCAGAAACCATCGCCAACCTTGCAAAACAGATAGCGCAGCAAGCGGCCAAAGTCGATGGTGACATTCGTATTATGGAAGTATGCGGTGGTCATACACACACCATCATGAAGTACGGGCTCAATCAACTGCTACCTGGCAATATCGATTTTATTCATGGCCCAGGTTGCCCTGTCTGTATTATGCCCAAAGAGCGTATTGACCATGCAATTGCCATGGCCAACCAGGACAATGTGATCTTAGTGACCCTGGGCGATATGATCCGCGTTCCGGGCTCAAAAGGCACGCTGGCTCAGTGCAGAGCTAATGGCCGTGATATCCGCCCCATCTATGACCCATTAGATACCATCAAAATCGCCACCGAAAACCCAGATAAAACAGTGGTATTTTTTGCTATCGGCTTTGAAACATCAACGCCAATGACTGCGGTCTTGATAGAGCAAGCTGAAAAGTTAGCCATCAGCAACCTCTATTTCCATATCAACCATGTGCTGGTGCCCCCAGCAATCGATGCAGTAATGGCCGACCCTAATGTGAAGGTCAACGCCTTTATCGGTCCTGCGCATGTGAGTGTGATCCAGGGCAGCGAGATATACCGTCCAGCTGTTGATAACTATGGCACTCCCGTTGTGGTTTCAGGCTTTGAACCCGTCGATGTGATGGAATCAATCCTGCGGATCACCACCCAAAAAGCACAAAATATTGCCAAACTCGATAATCAGTACAGCCGCTCTGTGACGCCTGAAGGTAATCTGGCAGCCAAAGCTGTCATCGACAAATATCTCTGTATACGCCCCGAATTTCGCTGGCGCGGTCTAGGTCCAATCCCCAACTCCGCACTCATGCTAAGGGAAGAATTTTCTCACCGAGATGCAGAGCTACATTTCGCTTCGATACTGCCCACTGAGGAGATAGAAGATCATAAAGCCTGTCAGTGTGGTGATATTCTTCGCGGACTTTGCAAACCCAAAGATTGTAAAGTCTTTGGCCGCGGTTGTACCCCTGAATCTCCCATGGGCAGTTGTATGGTCAGCTCTGAAGGCGCTTGTAACGCTTATTATCGCTATAACGGCATCAATGACGAGCTATAA
- the hypE gene encoding hydrogenase expression/formation protein HypE, whose product MTESKRKKQIQLSHGGGGKEMNKLIKELFFKAFDNPILTNEEDAARLVLKGPTAFTTDSFTVAPLFFAGGDIGKLAIAGTVNDLAMMAARPEYLSCSFIIEEGFELDKLKTIVNSMASEMKKSGAKIVCGDTKVVPKGCADGIFINTSGIGEILQDGISIKNIQAGDAIIVSRDIGRHGAAILMAREGLTLESDLTSDCATLWPIVDALISAQIPLHAMRDATRGGISAVLNEWAVGSNVEISINEVDLPVADEVKGLCELYGFEPLDLANEGTFVIALPQEYANKAVEIIKLHQGAHSGSESADSGFIGEQAAIIGTVGTERAGKVILKTPWGSSRYLDLPQGELLPRIC is encoded by the coding sequence ATGACAGAAAGCAAACGCAAAAAGCAGATCCAGCTTAGCCATGGCGGTGGTGGCAAAGAGATGAACAAGCTGATTAAAGAGCTGTTCTTCAAAGCCTTCGATAACCCCATCCTTACAAACGAGGAGGATGCTGCACGTCTTGTGCTTAAAGGGCCTACAGCCTTTACCACCGACTCCTTCACTGTTGCGCCGCTGTTCTTCGCCGGCGGTGATATCGGCAAGCTCGCCATTGCTGGCACAGTCAACGACTTGGCCATGATGGCAGCGCGGCCTGAGTACCTAAGCTGCAGCTTTATCATCGAAGAGGGTTTCGAGCTAGACAAGCTTAAAACCATTGTAAATTCAATGGCCAGCGAGATGAAAAAGAGCGGCGCTAAAATAGTCTGCGGCGATACTAAAGTTGTCCCTAAGGGCTGCGCCGATGGCATCTTTATCAATACTTCAGGTATCGGTGAGATCTTACAAGACGGTATCTCAATCAAGAACATTCAAGCAGGCGATGCGATCATCGTCTCTCGGGATATTGGCCGCCACGGCGCCGCTATCTTGATGGCACGTGAGGGGCTAACGCTTGAGTCTGATCTCACCAGTGATTGCGCCACACTTTGGCCTATCGTTGATGCACTTATTAGCGCTCAAATACCACTGCATGCCATGCGTGATGCGACTCGTGGTGGAATTTCTGCGGTGCTTAATGAGTGGGCTGTCGGCTCAAATGTTGAGATCAGCATTAATGAAGTCGATCTTCCCGTTGCAGACGAGGTAAAAGGCCTGTGTGAACTCTATGGTTTTGAGCCCCTCGATCTTGCTAACGAAGGCACCTTTGTCATCGCCCTACCCCAAGAATATGCCAATAAGGCTGTTGAGATTATCAAGCTGCATCAAGGTGCCCACAGCGGAAGTGAAAGTGCCGATAGCGGCTTTATAGGAGAGCAGGCAGCGATTATCGGCACTGTAGGCACTGAACGCGCGGGTAAGGTCATTCTCAAGACGCCATGGGGCAGCAGTCGTTACCTCGATCTGCCGCAGGGTGAGCTGTTACCTAGGATCTGTTAA
- a CDS encoding TonB-dependent receptor plug domain-containing protein: protein MSLKQMGLAVSLLCMVNVSSADDIERISVHGIQFENDGTNKNVTLGSDMTVISSDMIVQAGSIDINKILTQFVPGLFANGRAGRHTDTDYSLQGSRPQDILWLVDGNRLNNRLYGSTYTDTINPMMIERIEVIKGGQGVIYGSDAIAGVINIITKQYQGHDQGEVSMSVDSLPSYDAGAFVSAEVDNFQYTLSASTSQSEGYQIWPNEEYSPTAALDKTRGYQMNNFSGKLNWQANDQHSLTLFTQVNMGNLERPLAYNAILSENDREQILSHLDWQYQANDQLLLQTKIHYQEWDSHYSEITKDEQGNIDVPYWDAYWGFKDIGATISANYQTTSGSQWIAGAEFQQYEGADEVMEFVAEKDDNYAAYVQYQPHFDALPNTGLSVGVRFNRLSDSDQQWVGSLGMTHEIDNQWQVRGSIGNGYRQATVYELQSQVGTLGNPELESETSQNINLGLTFQGDTHITLDAFWRNVDNLIEATDLGNAVWQYNNVSGNVLSYGADVHLVTNFTQALEFEFSAGYANATREDTGEQINRVPEFTGFSKLNYQSSDALNFWFSGKYVGEFLDYGLTAGDYVLASAGAQYWLTGAQDQQLSLTIDNLFDSEITQSIFKHGHRAEYPIETLGAPRTFQMQYRYLF from the coding sequence ATGTCACTTAAGCAAATGGGATTAGCGGTAAGTTTATTATGCATGGTTAATGTATCATCCGCCGATGATATAGAGCGAATATCGGTTCATGGTATTCAATTTGAAAATGATGGTACTAATAAAAACGTCACTTTAGGCAGTGATATGACTGTGATTAGCAGTGACATGATTGTGCAAGCTGGCAGTATCGATATCAATAAAATATTAACTCAATTTGTACCTGGGCTTTTCGCTAATGGGCGCGCTGGGCGTCATACCGATACCGACTACTCACTTCAAGGGAGTCGTCCTCAAGATATTTTATGGCTAGTCGATGGCAACAGACTCAATAATCGACTCTATGGCTCAACTTATACCGATACCATAAACCCGATGATGATTGAGCGGATTGAAGTAATAAAAGGTGGCCAAGGTGTCATCTATGGCTCAGATGCGATTGCTGGTGTGATCAATATTATTACTAAGCAATATCAAGGTCACGACCAAGGCGAAGTGTCAATGTCAGTAGACTCGCTTCCAAGCTATGATGCTGGTGCTTTTGTCAGCGCTGAAGTTGACAACTTTCAATACACTTTAAGTGCCAGCACAAGCCAATCAGAGGGCTATCAAATATGGCCTAATGAGGAGTATTCCCCGACTGCGGCACTCGATAAGACGAGAGGCTATCAGATGAATAACTTCAGTGGCAAGCTCAACTGGCAGGCAAATGATCAACATAGCCTGACCCTTTTTACTCAAGTTAATATGGGCAACTTAGAACGTCCCCTCGCCTATAACGCAATCTTAAGTGAAAACGATAGAGAGCAGATACTTTCTCACCTAGATTGGCAATATCAAGCCAATGACCAACTGCTCTTGCAAACCAAGATCCACTATCAAGAGTGGGATTCACACTACAGTGAGATCACAAAGGATGAGCAGGGAAATATCGATGTCCCCTACTGGGATGCCTACTGGGGCTTTAAAGATATCGGTGCGACTATTTCGGCAAACTACCAGACAACATCGGGTTCTCAATGGATCGCAGGGGCTGAATTTCAGCAATATGAGGGTGCTGATGAGGTGATGGAGTTTGTGGCTGAAAAAGATGATAACTACGCGGCCTACGTCCAGTACCAACCTCACTTCGACGCCCTCCCCAATACAGGCCTGTCAGTTGGCGTTAGATTTAATCGGCTTTCAGATAGCGATCAGCAATGGGTTGGATCTTTGGGCATGACCCATGAAATTGATAATCAATGGCAAGTCAGAGGCTCTATAGGTAATGGTTATCGACAAGCAACGGTTTATGAGCTGCAATCTCAAGTGGGCACCTTAGGCAATCCAGAACTTGAGTCAGAAACCAGCCAAAACATCAACTTAGGTCTTACTTTCCAAGGAGATACTCACATCACACTGGATGCATTTTGGCGCAATGTCGACAACTTGATTGAAGCAACTGACCTAGGAAACGCCGTTTGGCAATATAACAATGTATCAGGCAACGTACTTAGCTACGGGGCAGACGTCCATCTCGTCACTAACTTCACCCAGGCGCTAGAATTTGAGTTCAGTGCCGGTTATGCCAATGCCACAAGGGAAGATACTGGTGAGCAGATCAACCGTGTCCCCGAGTTTACCGGTTTTAGTAAGCTTAACTATCAAAGCAGTGATGCACTCAATTTCTGGTTCAGTGGCAAATATGTTGGCGAATTTCTCGATTACGGTTTAACCGCGGGCGACTATGTACTGGCCAGTGCTGGTGCACAATACTGGTTAACTGGCGCACAGGATCAGCAGTTATCGCTCACCATAGATAACCTTTTTGATAGTGAGATAACCCAAAGTATCTTTAAGCATGGACACCGCGCCGAATATCCTATCGAAACCTTAGGCGCACCGCGCACATTCCAGATGCAATACCGATACCTGTTCTAG
- a CDS encoding HypC/HybG/HupF family hydrogenase formation chaperone — translation MCLSIPSKIVELHPEETSITVDTMGVKRKVSCHLIVEPLALDDYVLIHIGFAMNKIDKADALETLELYKEIAQKMESEI, via the coding sequence ATGTGCCTGTCTATTCCCTCAAAAATTGTTGAACTACACCCAGAAGAGACAAGCATCACCGTCGATACCATGGGGGTTAAACGTAAGGTCAGTTGTCACCTTATTGTTGAGCCACTGGCACTTGATGACTATGTACTCATACATATTGGCTTTGCCATGAACAAGATAGATAAAGCCGATGCACTAGAAACTCTCGAACTCTATAAAGAGATCGCCCAAAAGATGGAATCAGAGATCTAG
- a CDS encoding cation:proton antiporter — protein MAVDLFIISLCLILFCGKVFGILFERLAMPAVVGEILAGLLLGPTLLNLVAPHPTLAVMAELGVILLLFSIGCETSIKRLYQAGGRAVSVAVLGIVVPAIVMGLTSAYYLTDSVFTAVYLGCALTATSIGISLRVLVQAKQGQTTVGNIILGAAVIDDVVGVILLSVLFNFASHGALDVTSTLLLIAKVLLFLIFTPPFARALLYLARALKPVNDSSGYEVIIAMILICFFAWLAHLFGAPALLGGFAVGLALSRQFISPFNRYLVNPFAFTHKMERSTKALVDVFAPIFFVYVGISLDLSQLDFSASGILILLWLSLLAIISKLVAGWLAGGNWQTKLVVGSAMVPRGEVGLVFAELGRRMEIIDSKLFTELVVIIAITTLIGPLLLKWSLNKHVKSQ, from the coding sequence ATGGCGGTAGACCTGTTTATTATCTCGTTATGCTTAATCCTTTTTTGTGGCAAAGTTTTCGGCATTTTATTCGAACGATTAGCAATGCCTGCCGTGGTCGGTGAGATCCTTGCCGGCCTCCTGTTAGGCCCAACCTTGCTTAATCTTGTTGCTCCTCACCCGACCTTAGCGGTTATGGCCGAATTAGGGGTGATCTTACTGCTGTTTTCCATTGGTTGCGAAACATCCATTAAGCGACTCTATCAAGCTGGTGGCCGCGCCGTGAGCGTTGCTGTGTTAGGCATAGTTGTCCCAGCTATTGTGATGGGTTTAACTAGTGCTTACTATCTTACTGATTCGGTATTTACCGCTGTCTATCTAGGTTGTGCATTAACCGCCACTAGCATAGGGATTTCATTACGTGTGCTGGTTCAAGCCAAACAAGGACAAACCACAGTAGGTAACATTATCTTGGGCGCGGCGGTTATCGATGATGTGGTAGGGGTGATATTGCTCAGTGTGCTGTTTAACTTTGCCAGTCATGGTGCACTTGATGTTACCAGCACCTTGTTACTGATAGCTAAAGTGCTGCTGTTTTTGATATTTACCCCCCCATTTGCCCGTGCGCTACTCTACCTAGCTAGAGCACTTAAGCCTGTGAATGACAGCTCTGGCTATGAAGTCATCATCGCGATGATTTTAATCTGTTTTTTTGCTTGGCTGGCCCACCTGTTTGGCGCGCCTGCACTACTGGGCGGTTTCGCCGTTGGTTTAGCGCTTAGCCGGCAATTTATCTCACCCTTTAACCGTTATTTAGTTAACCCCTTCGCCTTTACCCACAAAATGGAGCGGTCGACAAAAGCTTTGGTGGATGTGTTTGCACCAATATTTTTTGTCTATGTCGGTATTAGCTTAGATTTAAGCCAGCTAGATTTCAGTGCTAGTGGGATCTTGATATTGCTGTGGTTATCTCTGTTGGCCATTATCAGTAAACTGGTAGCGGGCTGGCTTGCGGGGGGAAACTGGCAAACCAAACTGGTGGTTGGCAGTGCCATGGTGCCCCGCGGCGAAGTGGGCTTAGTGTTTGCCGAATTAGGCCGCAGAATGGAGATTATCGACAGTAAATTGTTTACCGAGCTTGTGGTTATCATCGCCATCACCACCTTAATCGGTCCACTGCTGTTGAAGTGGAGCTTGAATAAGCATGTTAAGAGTCAGTGA